The following are from one region of the Falco cherrug isolate bFalChe1 chromosome 19, bFalChe1.pri, whole genome shotgun sequence genome:
- the NPFF gene encoding pro-FMRFamide-related neuropeptide FF produces the protein MAGPRLLLLLLLAGTLRAARCCPSPGTGPVSPDRGFGLLGEAGAGFVEAGAAVTPPRSPPPQAAAAPPGPPPAAVLGALLRSLQRPGRSPGPLQPQRLGQGGAQARLSPRSWDPPAAPFWTMATPQRFGRRR, from the exons ATGGCGGGGccgcggctgctgctgctgctgctgctggcggggACCCTGCGCGCCGcccgctgctgccccagccccggtACCGGCCCGGTGAGCCCCGACCGGGGGTTCGGGCTTCTCGGGGAGGCGGGGGCCGGCTTTGTGGAGGCCGGGGCTGCCGTGACCCCCCCGCGTTCTCCCCCTCCAcaggccgccgccgcccccccggggccgccccccgccgccgtcCTGGGCGCACTGCTCCGCTCCCTGCAGCggcccggccgcagccccgggccCCTCCAGCCGCAGAG gttggggcaggggggggccCAGGCCCGGCTCAGCCCCCGCAGCTGGGACCCCCCGGCTGCCCCGTTCTGGACCATGGCAACGCCACAGCGCTTCGGCCGCCGCCGCTGA
- the LOC102056311 gene encoding cyclic AMP-dependent transcription factor ATF-7 isoform X1, translated as MGDDRPFVCNAPGCGQRFTNEDHLAVHKHKHEMTLKFGPARTDSVIIADQTPTPTRFLKNCEEVGLFNELASSFEHEFKKATEDDEKKSAGALDMSLPSTPDIKIKEEEPVEVDSSPPDSPASNPQSPQNKEKEITSKPVIISTPTPTIVRPGSLPLHLGYDPLHPTLPSPTSVITQAPPSNRQLGSPTGSLPLVVQLANGQTMPVLPGPPVQMPSVISLARPMSMVPNIPGIPGPPINSSGSISPSGLPVHSEAKMRLKASLTASSSLNGSNLVVGSASTMVTARPEQSQILVQHPDAPSPAQPQVSPAQPTPSTGGRRRRTVDEDPDERRQRFLERNRAAASRCRQKRKLWVSSLEKKAEELTTQNIQLSNEVTLLRNEVAQLKQLLLAHKDCPVTALQKKTQGYLAESPKESSEPTGSPAPVIQHSSVTASPNGLSVRSAAEAVATSVLTQMASQRTELSMPIPSHVIMAPQSQSAGR; from the exons aggtTTACAAACGAGGACCACCTGGCGGTTCATAAACACAAGCATGAGATGACATTGAAATTCGGCCCTGCTCGAACTGACTCAGTCATCATAGCAG ATCAGACTCCGACCCCAACTCGGTTCTTGAAGAACTGCGAAGAAGTGGGACTCTTCAATGAGCTGGCCAGCTCCTTTGAGCACGAGTTCAAGAAAGCCACGGAGGATGACGAGAAAAAG AGTGCCGGAGCCCTGGACATGTCTCTGCCCTCCACGCCGGACATCAAGATAAAGGAAGAGGAGCCAGTGGAGGTGGACTCGTCCCCGCCGGACAGCCCTGCGTCCAACCCGCAGTCGCCGCAGAACAAAGAGAAG GAGATCACCTCCAAGCCTGTAATCATTTCTACGCCTACTCCAACCATTGTGCGCCCAGGCTCGCTGCCGCTACACTTGGGTTACGACCCGCTGCACCCCACGCTGCCTTCCCCAACCTCTGTCATTACCCAGGCTCCCCCTTCCAACAGACAGCTTGG GTCTCCCACAGGTTCCCTTCCACTTGTCGTGCAGCTTGCAAACGGACAGACCATGCCCGTCCTTCCAGGCCCTCCCGTACAGATGCCTTCTGTTATATCG CTGGCTCGGCCAATGTCCATGGTGCCGAACATTCCTGGTATTCCTGGGCCGCCCATCAACAGCAGCGGGTCCATTTCACCATCAGGACTTCCAGTGCACTCTGAAGCCAAAATG AGGCTGAAGGCCAGCTTGACAGCATCTTcctcactgaatggcagcaaTCTGGTGGTGGGATCAGCCAGCACGATGGTGACTGCACGTCCGGAGCAGAGTCAGATACTGGTCCAGCACCCTGacgccccttccccagctcagccgcag GtttcccctgcccagcccacccccagcactgGCGGGCGACGGAGACGTACGGTTGACGAGGACCCGGACGAGCGCCGGCAGCGGTTCCTGGAGCGGAACCGGGCTGCTGCGTCCCGCTGCCGTCAGAAACGCAAGCTCTGGGTGTCTTCCTTGGAGAAGAAGGCCGAGGAGCTCACCACCCAGAACATCCAGCTGAGC AATGAAGTCACGCTACTGAGGAATGAAGTTGCTCAACTTAAACAGCTCCTGCTGGCTCACAAGGACTGCCCCGTCACTGcactacagaagaaaacacagggcTATCTCG CAGAAAGCCCGAAGGAGAGCTCCGAGCCCACCGGCTCCCCTGCTCCCGTCATCCAGCACAGCTCCGTGACGGCCTCCCCCAACGGGCTCAGCGTCCGCTCGGCTGCGGAAGCGGTTGCCACCTCAGTGCTCACGCAGATGGCGAGCCAAAGGACAGAACTGAGCATGCCGATTCCCTCACACGTCATCATGGCTCCACAGTCGCAGTCTGCTGGCAGATGA
- the LOC102056311 gene encoding cyclic AMP-dependent transcription factor ATF-7 isoform X3, which produces MTLKFGPARTDSVIIADQTPTPTRFLKNCEEVGLFNELASSFEHEFKKATEDDEKKSAGALDMSLPSTPDIKIKEEEPVEVDSSPPDSPASNPQSPQNKEKEITSKPVIISTPTPTIVRPGSLPLHLGYDPLHPTLPSPTSVITQAPPSNRQLGSPTGSLPLVVQLANGQTMPVLPGPPVQMPSVISLARPMSMVPNIPGIPGPPINSSGSISPSGLPVHSEAKMRLKASLTASSSLNGSNLVVGSASTMVTARPEQSQILVQHPDAPSPAQPQVSPAQPTPSTGGRRRRTVDEDPDERRQRFLERNRAAASRCRQKRKLWVSSLEKKAEELTTQNIQLSNEVTLLRNEVAQLKQLLLAHKDCPVTALQKKTQGYLAESPKESSEPTGSPAPVIQHSSVTASPNGLSVRSAAEAVATSVLTQMASQRTELSMPIPSHVIMAPQSQSAGR; this is translated from the exons ATGACATTGAAATTCGGCCCTGCTCGAACTGACTCAGTCATCATAGCAG ATCAGACTCCGACCCCAACTCGGTTCTTGAAGAACTGCGAAGAAGTGGGACTCTTCAATGAGCTGGCCAGCTCCTTTGAGCACGAGTTCAAGAAAGCCACGGAGGATGACGAGAAAAAG AGTGCCGGAGCCCTGGACATGTCTCTGCCCTCCACGCCGGACATCAAGATAAAGGAAGAGGAGCCAGTGGAGGTGGACTCGTCCCCGCCGGACAGCCCTGCGTCCAACCCGCAGTCGCCGCAGAACAAAGAGAAG GAGATCACCTCCAAGCCTGTAATCATTTCTACGCCTACTCCAACCATTGTGCGCCCAGGCTCGCTGCCGCTACACTTGGGTTACGACCCGCTGCACCCCACGCTGCCTTCCCCAACCTCTGTCATTACCCAGGCTCCCCCTTCCAACAGACAGCTTGG GTCTCCCACAGGTTCCCTTCCACTTGTCGTGCAGCTTGCAAACGGACAGACCATGCCCGTCCTTCCAGGCCCTCCCGTACAGATGCCTTCTGTTATATCG CTGGCTCGGCCAATGTCCATGGTGCCGAACATTCCTGGTATTCCTGGGCCGCCCATCAACAGCAGCGGGTCCATTTCACCATCAGGACTTCCAGTGCACTCTGAAGCCAAAATG AGGCTGAAGGCCAGCTTGACAGCATCTTcctcactgaatggcagcaaTCTGGTGGTGGGATCAGCCAGCACGATGGTGACTGCACGTCCGGAGCAGAGTCAGATACTGGTCCAGCACCCTGacgccccttccccagctcagccgcag GtttcccctgcccagcccacccccagcactgGCGGGCGACGGAGACGTACGGTTGACGAGGACCCGGACGAGCGCCGGCAGCGGTTCCTGGAGCGGAACCGGGCTGCTGCGTCCCGCTGCCGTCAGAAACGCAAGCTCTGGGTGTCTTCCTTGGAGAAGAAGGCCGAGGAGCTCACCACCCAGAACATCCAGCTGAGC AATGAAGTCACGCTACTGAGGAATGAAGTTGCTCAACTTAAACAGCTCCTGCTGGCTCACAAGGACTGCCCCGTCACTGcactacagaagaaaacacagggcTATCTCG CAGAAAGCCCGAAGGAGAGCTCCGAGCCCACCGGCTCCCCTGCTCCCGTCATCCAGCACAGCTCCGTGACGGCCTCCCCCAACGGGCTCAGCGTCCGCTCGGCTGCGGAAGCGGTTGCCACCTCAGTGCTCACGCAGATGGCGAGCCAAAGGACAGAACTGAGCATGCCGATTCCCTCACACGTCATCATGGCTCCACAGTCGCAGTCTGCTGGCAGATGA
- the LOC102056311 gene encoding cyclic AMP-dependent transcription factor ATF-7 isoform X2: protein MGDDRPFVCNAPGCGQRFTNEDHLAVHKHKHEMTLKFGPARTDSVIIADQTPTPTRFLKNCEEVGLFNELASSFEHEFKKATEDDEKKSAGALDMSLPSTPDIKIKEEEPVEVDSSPPDSPASNPQSPQNKEKEITSKPVIISTPTPTIVRPGSLPLHLGYDPLHPTLPSPTSVITQAPPSNRQLGSPTGSLPLVVQLANGQTMPVLPGPPVQMPSVISLARPMSMVPNIPGIPGPPINSSGSISPSGLPVHSEAKMRLKASLTASSSLNGSNLVVGSASTMVTARPEQSQILVQHPDAPSPAQPQVSPAQPTPSTGGRRRRTVDEDPDERRQRFLERNRAAASRCRQKRKLWVSSLEKKAEELTTQNIQLSNEVTLLRNEVAQLKQLLLAHKDCPVTALQKKTQGYLESPKESSEPTGSPAPVIQHSSVTASPNGLSVRSAAEAVATSVLTQMASQRTELSMPIPSHVIMAPQSQSAGR, encoded by the exons aggtTTACAAACGAGGACCACCTGGCGGTTCATAAACACAAGCATGAGATGACATTGAAATTCGGCCCTGCTCGAACTGACTCAGTCATCATAGCAG ATCAGACTCCGACCCCAACTCGGTTCTTGAAGAACTGCGAAGAAGTGGGACTCTTCAATGAGCTGGCCAGCTCCTTTGAGCACGAGTTCAAGAAAGCCACGGAGGATGACGAGAAAAAG AGTGCCGGAGCCCTGGACATGTCTCTGCCCTCCACGCCGGACATCAAGATAAAGGAAGAGGAGCCAGTGGAGGTGGACTCGTCCCCGCCGGACAGCCCTGCGTCCAACCCGCAGTCGCCGCAGAACAAAGAGAAG GAGATCACCTCCAAGCCTGTAATCATTTCTACGCCTACTCCAACCATTGTGCGCCCAGGCTCGCTGCCGCTACACTTGGGTTACGACCCGCTGCACCCCACGCTGCCTTCCCCAACCTCTGTCATTACCCAGGCTCCCCCTTCCAACAGACAGCTTGG GTCTCCCACAGGTTCCCTTCCACTTGTCGTGCAGCTTGCAAACGGACAGACCATGCCCGTCCTTCCAGGCCCTCCCGTACAGATGCCTTCTGTTATATCG CTGGCTCGGCCAATGTCCATGGTGCCGAACATTCCTGGTATTCCTGGGCCGCCCATCAACAGCAGCGGGTCCATTTCACCATCAGGACTTCCAGTGCACTCTGAAGCCAAAATG AGGCTGAAGGCCAGCTTGACAGCATCTTcctcactgaatggcagcaaTCTGGTGGTGGGATCAGCCAGCACGATGGTGACTGCACGTCCGGAGCAGAGTCAGATACTGGTCCAGCACCCTGacgccccttccccagctcagccgcag GtttcccctgcccagcccacccccagcactgGCGGGCGACGGAGACGTACGGTTGACGAGGACCCGGACGAGCGCCGGCAGCGGTTCCTGGAGCGGAACCGGGCTGCTGCGTCCCGCTGCCGTCAGAAACGCAAGCTCTGGGTGTCTTCCTTGGAGAAGAAGGCCGAGGAGCTCACCACCCAGAACATCCAGCTGAGC AATGAAGTCACGCTACTGAGGAATGAAGTTGCTCAACTTAAACAGCTCCTGCTGGCTCACAAGGACTGCCCCGTCACTGcactacagaagaaaacacagggcTATCTCG AAAGCCCGAAGGAGAGCTCCGAGCCCACCGGCTCCCCTGCTCCCGTCATCCAGCACAGCTCCGTGACGGCCTCCCCCAACGGGCTCAGCGTCCGCTCGGCTGCGGAAGCGGTTGCCACCTCAGTGCTCACGCAGATGGCGAGCCAAAGGACAGAACTGAGCATGCCGATTCCCTCACACGTCATCATGGCTCCACAGTCGCAGTCTGCTGGCAGATGA